The Shewanella sp. NFH-SH190041 genome has a window encoding:
- a CDS encoding substrate-binding domain-containing protein, producing MIFPFRSKRTLSALLFSLTLSAALPVMAAQSGKDMSIWFDVGGPVGGPYARVVQTGAQQAAEDLGVDLRVMYSDWQPQKMIENFKQALAADPSGIVVMGHPGDAAYQPLIDEALNKGIQVTSVDTALPQTLAADQARGFGYVGVSNADRGIALATQALRRSHLKAGDKALVWGIKDIAERSDSTRGLISTLKKAGIKVDFLQISPETDKDPSLGTSAITAYLARTPDVKMILVDHGALTAQMGNFLRNAGVRPGEIYVAGFSLSPATADAIKTGYVQLVADSQPYLMGYLSVVQLVLSKRYGFSGLDINTGAGFVSKENINLIAPLAAKGIR from the coding sequence ATGATTTTCCCTTTCCGCTCTAAACGTACCCTCAGTGCCCTACTCTTTTCTCTGACACTGTCAGCTGCGCTGCCAGTAATGGCTGCCCAATCAGGCAAAGATATGTCGATCTGGTTTGATGTTGGCGGCCCCGTTGGCGGACCTTATGCCCGAGTCGTGCAGACGGGAGCCCAGCAAGCGGCAGAAGATTTGGGGGTGGATTTGCGAGTCATGTACTCAGATTGGCAGCCACAGAAAATGATTGAAAACTTCAAACAAGCATTGGCCGCTGATCCATCTGGCATTGTGGTTATGGGTCATCCGGGAGATGCCGCTTATCAACCACTGATTGATGAAGCATTGAATAAAGGCATTCAGGTAACTTCTGTCGATACCGCCTTGCCACAAACACTAGCAGCTGATCAGGCTCGCGGCTTTGGTTATGTTGGCGTCAGCAATGCAGACCGTGGCATTGCACTGGCAACTCAGGCATTGCGCCGCAGCCACCTTAAAGCTGGTGACAAAGCGTTAGTTTGGGGGATTAAAGATATTGCCGAGCGCAGTGATTCGACTCGCGGCTTAATTTCTACCCTGAAAAAAGCCGGGATCAAGGTGGATTTTCTGCAAATTTCACCAGAAACCGATAAAGATCCAAGCCTAGGTACCAGTGCCATTACGGCGTATCTAGCCCGCACCCCTGATGTAAAGATGATCTTGGTCGATCACGGCGCGTTAACCGCCCAGATGGGTAACTTTTTACGTAATGCCGGCGTGCGCCCAGGTGAGATTTATGTTGCAGGCTTCAGCCTGTCACCGGCCACAGCGGACGCAATCAAAACCGGTTATGTTCAGCTGGTTGCAGACAGCCAACCTTACTTGATGGGATATCTCTCCGTGGTGCAGTTGGTTCTGAGCAAACGTTATGGTTTCTCCGGGCTGGATATTAATACTGGTGCCGGATTTGTCAGTAAAGAGAATATCAATCTGATCGCTCCACTGGCTGCTAAAGGGATCCGTTAA
- a CDS encoding ATP-binding cassette domain-containing protein, with product MTQAVLNIQGLNKWFGPVHALRDINFSLKSGEVCALLGDNGAGKSTLIKLIAGAESLDEGDMYIDGHRVDIRRYGVNQARKLGIETVYQSGSLGEQQPLWRNLFLGRHLTTRLGFIDHKAEWAQAEALLRKLAFHGVGANIDACVSQLSGGERQGLAIGRAMLFDAKVVILDEPTTALSLGEVEKVLCFIETLKAQGRACLLITHNMNDAFRVADRFVMMDRGHIVAQYQKSDMTETELQRALLNAIGRGAA from the coding sequence ATGACCCAAGCAGTTCTGAACATTCAAGGCCTAAACAAATGGTTTGGGCCTGTTCATGCCCTGCGTGACATCAACTTCAGCCTGAAAAGTGGTGAAGTTTGTGCCCTGCTGGGGGATAACGGTGCTGGCAAGTCGACCTTGATTAAACTTATCGCTGGGGCTGAAAGCCTAGATGAAGGGGATATGTATATTGATGGTCATCGGGTGGATATCCGGCGTTACGGGGTCAATCAAGCCAGAAAGTTGGGCATTGAAACCGTGTATCAGTCCGGCTCTTTGGGCGAGCAACAGCCACTATGGCGCAACTTATTTCTTGGTCGCCACCTGACTACCCGGCTGGGGTTTATTGATCATAAAGCGGAGTGGGCTCAGGCAGAAGCGTTATTACGTAAACTGGCGTTTCATGGTGTAGGTGCCAATATCGATGCCTGTGTTAGTCAACTGTCTGGCGGTGAACGCCAAGGTCTGGCGATCGGCCGGGCGATGCTATTTGATGCCAAAGTCGTGATCTTAGATGAGCCTACCACAGCGCTCTCTTTGGGTGAGGTAGAAAAAGTGCTGTGCTTTATTGAAACCCTCAAAGCTCAGGGGCGCGCCTGTTTGCTAATCACCCACAATATGAATGATGCGTTTCGGGTGGCGGACCGCTTTGTGATGATGGACCGCGGTCATATTGTGGCCCAATATCAAAAATCTGACATGACCGAAACCGAACTGCAACGCGCCCTGCTCAATGCAATCGGCCGCGGCGCTGCCTGA
- a CDS encoding ABC transporter permease, which yields MTRFFRDHKIPTLTGVILLLLWGLFVLTSPQTFLHPRIYTSLMSTIPFTAMLAFAMTLLVIAREIDMSFPAVVALGGYAFAAVFSATQSPLLALLAALLAGSLCGLLNGVLVVCFNIPSIIATIGTQFFLGGLTTVIADGIALSIPQVRETWLHTLLVGRIDGWIPAQMLWALAMLALLWWLLARHVLGDNINFIGDNPAAARMMGVNVGANRIWLFILMGLIAAFVGVFVSLEMSSWWPNQGQGYMLLVFASVFIGGTSVLGGKGTLLGTLFGACIIGILEAGIISAGLAGFWTRLIYGIIILLALIVHSLLLKQHKGTWRTLFNLG from the coding sequence ATGACCCGTTTTTTCCGTGATCATAAAATTCCGACCCTGACAGGGGTAATATTACTGCTGCTCTGGGGGCTATTTGTGCTTACCAGTCCACAGACATTTCTGCATCCGCGTATCTATACCTCGCTGATGTCGACCATTCCATTTACTGCCATGCTGGCATTTGCCATGACGCTGCTGGTCATCGCCCGGGAAATTGATATGAGTTTTCCCGCTGTGGTCGCACTGGGGGGCTATGCCTTTGCCGCTGTCTTTAGTGCAACCCAATCACCATTATTAGCGCTTCTGGCGGCGTTACTGGCCGGCTCCCTATGTGGACTACTCAATGGTGTATTAGTCGTTTGTTTTAATATTCCTTCAATTATTGCCACCATAGGCACACAGTTTTTCCTTGGCGGCCTGACAACTGTCATTGCTGACGGTATTGCTCTGAGTATTCCCCAAGTACGAGAAACCTGGCTACATACTCTGCTGGTCGGACGCATTGATGGCTGGATCCCGGCACAAATGCTCTGGGCGCTAGCTATGCTGGCACTGCTATGGTGGCTGCTGGCACGCCATGTACTGGGCGATAATATTAATTTTATCGGCGATAACCCCGCAGCGGCCCGCATGATGGGGGTCAATGTTGGCGCCAACCGTATCTGGCTATTTATCCTCATGGGGCTGATTGCGGCCTTTGTCGGGGTCTTTGTCAGCCTAGAGATGAGCAGTTGGTGGCCGAACCAAGGCCAAGGTTATATGCTGCTGGTCTTTGCATCCGTATTTATCGGCGGCACCTCTGTGCTGGGGGGGAAAGGCACATTACTGGGCACCCTGTTTGGGGCCTGTATTATCGGTATTTTGGAAGCCGGTATTATTTCCGCCGGACTGGCCGGGTTTTGGACTCGGTTAATCTACGGCATCATTATTCTGCTAGCGCTGATTGTCCATAGCCTGCTGCTAAAACAGCATAAGGGCACCTGGCGGACACTGTTTAATTTAGGTTAA
- the melA gene encoding alpha-galactosidase produces MHHAPNITIIGAGSIMFTRQIISALLAYPAMNGMQITLMDINPAMLGRCQTLIEKMVQQSGMQVQVHATTDRQAALRGANFVISTIQVGGLKPWQLDMDIPAKYGVIQEVGDTMGPGGIFRALRHIPPMLAILRDMETLCPDALFINYANPLAPLTWAAKDFSDIKSIGLCYGVRYTVAQLCGYLGVGPWVDHPYTPELWQALMYHDVPADVDYEFAGINHMTWITKLSAGGTDLLPRLQAMAKDDKVYAADGVRCEVLKFFGHWCTENHWHCSDYLPYFRKNEAMINAFLPQRWNLLALEEQVRAAGEAEITAQLAGEQDFVIRENMLNAPKLIHAMVSNERTRINGNQANAQPTGLLIDNLPQNCVVEVPIWVDGNGLHPQAMGTLPTQCASLIKTNTAVQELIVQAALTNDLDAARYALSLDPVTATNCTLSQIQAMFDELYQAQKIWLPQFAD; encoded by the coding sequence ATGCACCACGCTCCCAATATCACCATCATAGGTGCCGGTTCTATTATGTTTACCCGGCAAATTATCTCTGCATTGTTGGCCTATCCGGCCATGAATGGCATGCAGATCACCCTCATGGATATTAATCCAGCTATGCTGGGCCGCTGCCAGACCTTGATAGAAAAAATGGTGCAACAATCCGGCATGCAGGTGCAGGTTCACGCTACCACTGATAGGCAAGCGGCGCTACGGGGTGCCAACTTTGTCATTAGCACCATTCAGGTGGGTGGGCTGAAACCGTGGCAACTGGATATGGACATTCCAGCAAAATACGGCGTGATCCAAGAAGTGGGTGATACCATGGGGCCGGGCGGTATTTTCCGCGCGCTGCGTCATATTCCCCCTATGCTGGCGATTTTACGGGATATGGAAACCCTCTGCCCGGATGCCCTGTTTATCAACTATGCCAATCCACTGGCCCCACTGACCTGGGCGGCTAAGGATTTTAGCGATATCAAATCCATTGGGTTGTGCTATGGCGTTCGTTACACCGTTGCCCAGTTATGCGGCTATCTTGGCGTTGGCCCTTGGGTCGATCACCCCTATACCCCCGAGCTATGGCAGGCACTGATGTACCATGATGTGCCGGCCGATGTGGATTATGAATTTGCCGGCATTAACCATATGACTTGGATCACCAAGCTCAGTGCGGGCGGAACGGATTTACTGCCCCGGTTACAAGCGATGGCTAAAGATGACAAGGTTTATGCTGCCGATGGTGTGCGCTGTGAAGTGCTGAAATTCTTCGGCCATTGGTGCACAGAAAACCACTGGCATTGCAGTGATTATCTGCCTTATTTCCGTAAAAATGAGGCGATGATCAATGCCTTTTTACCACAGCGTTGGAACCTGCTGGCACTGGAAGAACAGGTGCGCGCTGCTGGGGAAGCCGAAATTACTGCTCAGCTAGCGGGTGAGCAGGATTTTGTGATCCGAGAGAATATGCTCAATGCCCCTAAGCTTATCCATGCCATGGTCAGCAATGAGCGCACCCGCATCAATGGCAACCAAGCCAATGCCCAGCCAACCGGACTACTGATTGATAATCTGCCGCAAAACTGTGTAGTGGAAGTGCCTATTTGGGTCGACGGTAATGGGCTGCACCCTCAAGCGATGGGCACACTGCCGACACAATGTGCCAGTCTGATCAAAACCAATACCGCAGTGCAAGAGCTCATTGTGCAGGCAGCGCTGACAAATGATCTGGACGCTGCCCGTTATGCCCTGTCTCTGGATCCGGTAACGGCCACCAATTGTACCCTAAGCCAAATTCAAGCCATGTTTGATGAGCTGTATCAGGCGCAGAAAATCTGGCTGCCACAATTTGCTGACTAA
- a CDS encoding M23 family metallopeptidase produces the protein MSWQDSVAARQKDVVKAGNYRAASHSLTVALWLSMALSATVNAQPISVPFLTQALPELISSSSSLADLSLGQGTVDASSKHIAPIFPAQIMAADDELQAVAAKRGDTIVLHGTLRQGALIRASVTPGSEVQLNGQPLKVSPSGLLAFGFEREAAAKQTLSIHYPDGRQQQLELAITPQHYRIQHVTGIAKQIMQPSKASITRAKQDAAQVRAARNEVSNGDGFAQTFIWPVTGRISGVYGSQRVYNGEPGRPHYGIDIAAPRGTGVNAPADGVVTLAVADMFYSGGTMIIDHGYGVSSSFLHLSQLRAKVGDKVKQGQIVANVGSSGRSTGPHLDWRINWFQMRLDPATVVGPMPK, from the coding sequence ATGAGTTGGCAAGATAGTGTAGCCGCAAGACAAAAAGACGTGGTGAAGGCGGGAAATTACCGAGCTGCTAGCCACAGTCTGACTGTAGCACTGTGGCTCAGTATGGCTTTATCTGCGACAGTGAATGCTCAGCCCATATCGGTGCCCTTTTTAACGCAAGCACTACCAGAGCTGATATCCTCCTCTTCATCGTTAGCTGACTTATCCCTAGGCCAAGGCACTGTTGACGCTTCATCTAAGCATATCGCCCCGATTTTCCCTGCACAGATAATGGCGGCGGATGATGAACTGCAGGCCGTTGCAGCTAAGCGCGGAGATACCATTGTACTGCATGGCACGTTACGTCAAGGGGCGCTTATTCGTGCCAGTGTTACCCCCGGCAGTGAGGTGCAGCTTAATGGGCAACCACTTAAGGTCAGTCCTAGCGGCTTATTGGCATTTGGCTTTGAGCGAGAAGCGGCAGCAAAACAAACACTCAGTATTCACTATCCTGATGGCCGCCAGCAGCAGCTGGAATTGGCCATTACGCCGCAGCACTACCGTATTCAGCATGTCACTGGTATTGCTAAGCAGATCATGCAGCCTTCGAAGGCAAGTATTACCCGGGCTAAACAAGATGCCGCACAAGTGCGCGCCGCGCGTAATGAAGTGTCTAATGGTGATGGTTTCGCCCAGACATTTATTTGGCCTGTGACTGGCCGCATTAGCGGTGTTTATGGTAGTCAGCGGGTTTATAACGGCGAGCCTGGACGACCACATTATGGGATAGATATTGCTGCGCCGCGGGGCACTGGCGTTAATGCTCCGGCCGATGGCGTGGTGACCTTAGCCGTTGCGGATATGTTCTATTCTGGCGGCACCATGATTATTGATCATGGTTATGGTGTCAGCTCCAGCTTCCTACATTTAAGCCAATTACGGGCGAAGGTGGGGGACAAGGTCAAGCAAGGTCAAATTGTGGCGAATGTTGGCTCCAGTGGCCGCTCAACCGGGCCTCATCTAGACTGGCGGATTAATTGGTTTCAGATGCGGCTAGACCCGGCCACAGTTGTAGGCCCCATGCCGAAATAA
- a CDS encoding 6-carboxytetrahydropterin synthase, whose protein sequence is MQLFVNDLTVIDFSYLCPVRGMVGESWIVDVVLDGGLDEQNMVLDFAKVKRSIKQTIDNVCDHRLLVPVANDAVRWLQQGEQVMLDFASAMGPIHLACPEQAFARIETDIIDFESVNRFLIQALQHVLPQNVAHISLILRHQLLEGAYYHYSHGLKKHDGNCQRIAHGHRSPISIFRDGQAEPALEQRWAERWQDIYLGGEEDLASVATLALSPQAQVDDNSHYGFAYTAPQGHFQLAMPKARCELIPHDTTVELLAQFIARELQAEIPESEFRVIAYEGVGKGAIVCEPGNQATAPKA, encoded by the coding sequence ATGCAATTATTCGTCAATGATCTGACTGTTATCGACTTTTCTTACCTGTGCCCGGTGCGCGGCATGGTCGGGGAAAGCTGGATAGTGGATGTAGTACTCGATGGTGGGCTCGATGAGCAGAATATGGTGCTGGATTTTGCCAAGGTAAAACGCAGTATCAAACAGACCATTGATAATGTCTGTGATCACAGATTATTAGTTCCTGTTGCCAATGATGCTGTGCGCTGGTTACAACAGGGGGAACAGGTGATGTTGGATTTTGCCAGTGCGATGGGGCCTATCCATTTGGCTTGCCCAGAGCAAGCTTTTGCCCGGATTGAAACTGATATCATTGATTTTGAAAGTGTTAACCGCTTCCTGATTCAGGCTCTGCAACATGTGCTGCCACAGAATGTTGCCCATATCAGCCTGATCCTGCGCCATCAGTTACTGGAAGGGGCTTATTACCACTACAGCCACGGGTTGAAAAAACATGACGGTAATTGTCAGCGCATTGCTCACGGCCATCGCAGCCCTATCAGTATTTTCCGTGATGGCCAGGCAGAACCAGCTCTGGAGCAGCGTTGGGCAGAGCGTTGGCAGGATATTTACTTAGGTGGCGAAGAGGATTTAGCCTCGGTAGCAACATTGGCTTTATCTCCGCAAGCTCAGGTAGATGATAATAGCCATTATGGTTTTGCTTATACTGCGCCGCAGGGACATTTTCAGTTAGCCATGCCTAAGGCACGTTGTGAGTTAATTCCTCACGACACCACGGTCGAATTATTGGCGCAATTTATTGCCCGTGAATTGCAAGCTGAAATACCAGAGAGTGAATTTCGCGTCATTGCTTATGAAGGAGTAGGTAAGGGCGCCATTGTTTGTGAACCGGGCAATCAAGCAACTGCACCAAAGGCATAA
- a CDS encoding methyl-accepting chemotaxis protein, translating into MRFRHLSISKKLAIIFSICGIALVFLGLSSLFLFNRMNDTLQEITTKNIPITDTISQIRYDITDFRRYQLGYLLSENDDKLKNEYTESLQIDRERLNSRLESYKSLVVDQNELQVINRIAQGWQQYAHTHDNIMLLLANGETNQAKNILLNDSYEKFRDILLDVESLVKISRKFNAQNRDLAENSYFSAKVSIIVITILDILFLIVFSTLLTRQICHPLKMLVEQAMAIAKGNLGRGVLCEWIEQDRINHDETGQLAVAIRDMKDSLNALVTDITTSVGQLSTAAKDMSTISEQSADGMSQQLNEINQVATAMNQMQSTLQEVASNTTAAAEAANHALSASKEGTDIVQNTVLSIDGVAKQLTSASDVVQQLEQDSKNISIVLDVIRGIAEQTNLLALNAAIEAARAGEQGRGFAVVADEVRTLAQRTQKSTEEISHTIEMLQNRTAQADQAMQLSQEQMKSSLTLAEDAGKSILSINHAVNIITDMNNQIASATEEQNVVANELNRNITIIQSYADDNTQGTQKTASTCQDLNRLATDLIGSIRSFDLI; encoded by the coding sequence ATGCGTTTCAGACATTTGTCCATCAGCAAAAAACTGGCGATAATATTTTCGATATGTGGCATAGCGTTAGTCTTTCTTGGCCTCTCCTCTCTTTTCTTATTTAATAGAATGAATGACACGCTACAGGAAATTACAACTAAAAATATTCCTATAACGGATACTATCAGTCAGATCCGTTATGATATTACTGATTTCAGGCGTTATCAGTTAGGATATTTATTATCTGAAAATGATGACAAACTAAAAAATGAATACACAGAATCTCTTCAAATAGACAGAGAGAGATTAAATTCAAGACTCGAAAGTTACAAATCTCTGGTAGTAGACCAAAATGAACTACAAGTTATCAACAGGATAGCTCAAGGTTGGCAGCAATATGCCCACACACATGATAATATAATGTTGTTATTAGCGAATGGAGAAACAAATCAAGCTAAAAATATTCTCTTAAATGATAGCTATGAAAAATTCAGAGATATTTTGCTCGATGTTGAAAGTCTGGTAAAAATTTCCCGTAAATTTAATGCACAAAACCGTGACCTTGCAGAAAATAGTTATTTTTCAGCTAAAGTAAGCATCATAGTAATTACTATTTTAGATATATTGTTCCTCATCGTATTTTCTACATTATTAACACGTCAAATCTGTCATCCGCTAAAGATGCTGGTTGAACAAGCAATGGCCATTGCAAAAGGTAATCTGGGGCGAGGAGTGCTATGCGAATGGATAGAACAAGACCGTATCAATCATGATGAAACAGGCCAATTAGCTGTCGCTATTCGGGACATGAAAGATAGCCTCAATGCGTTAGTTACAGATATTACCACTTCAGTGGGCCAGTTAAGTACTGCGGCTAAAGACATGAGTACTATCTCAGAGCAATCAGCCGATGGAATGTCTCAACAGTTGAATGAAATCAATCAAGTTGCAACAGCAATGAATCAAATGCAATCAACATTGCAAGAAGTTGCCAGTAATACCACGGCAGCTGCCGAAGCTGCAAACCATGCTTTATCCGCATCAAAAGAGGGAACTGACATTGTCCAAAATACTGTGCTGAGTATTGATGGCGTTGCGAAACAATTAACCTCAGCATCTGACGTGGTACAACAATTAGAGCAAGACAGTAAAAATATCAGTATCGTACTGGATGTTATCCGAGGAATTGCAGAGCAAACCAATCTGTTAGCCTTAAATGCCGCTATTGAAGCTGCGCGGGCGGGTGAACAAGGACGGGGATTTGCTGTTGTCGCAGATGAAGTGCGAACATTAGCTCAACGCACCCAAAAATCGACTGAAGAAATTAGCCATACCATTGAAATGCTACAAAACCGCACTGCGCAAGCGGATCAAGCCATGCAATTAAGTCAAGAGCAAATGAAAAGCTCACTAACGTTAGCTGAAGATGCCGGAAAAAGTATTCTCAGCATTAATCATGCCGTGAATATTATTACCGATATGAATAATCAAATTGCTAGCGCGACAGAAGAGCAAAACGTTGTCGCCAATGAGCTCAACCGAAACATCACTATTATTCAATCTTATGCAGATGATAATACACAGGGAACCCAGAAAACAGCATCGACTTGCCAAGACTTAAATAGATTGGCAACTGATTTAATCGGTTCAATTAGAAGTTTTGATTTGATTTAA
- a CDS encoding IS481 family transposase, with the protein MNREIQQRLQWIKLYEETRDAGLVCRRCGISRPTLRKWWQRYQKDSVDGLVSQSRRPKSSPSTKVGETEEQLILSLRCSRNLGARRIQSELGRLHGLSLGIATIHKILTRNEVKPVVTYRKKPDYIRYVRPVPGDRIQMDTCKIGPNLYQYTSIDDCTRYRVLRLYSRRTAANTLDFIDCVIDEMPFPIQRIQTDRGREFFAFKVQEKLKIHGIKFRPNKPASPHLNGKVERSQKTDKAEFYATVELASDDLDNLLAEWQHYYNWERPHSAHHGKTPMERYFEMAEQTPYSEEVQELYEPAKEPLQEQNYRLELELRRLKRSL; encoded by the coding sequence ATGAACAGAGAAATACAACAGCGTTTACAGTGGATTAAGCTATACGAAGAGACCCGTGATGCGGGCTTGGTCTGTCGTCGTTGTGGCATATCCAGACCTACCTTAAGAAAATGGTGGCAGCGTTATCAGAAAGACAGTGTAGATGGTCTGGTCAGTCAAAGCAGACGTCCTAAGAGTTCACCTTCAACCAAGGTTGGTGAGACAGAAGAGCAGTTAATTTTATCTTTGCGATGCTCTCGAAACCTTGGAGCTAGGCGTATTCAAAGTGAACTTGGCCGCCTACATGGGCTCTCTCTTGGAATTGCAACTATTCATAAGATTTTGACGCGGAATGAGGTAAAGCCTGTTGTTACCTATCGTAAGAAACCAGATTACATCAGGTATGTTCGCCCAGTTCCTGGCGATAGAATACAAATGGATACCTGCAAGATAGGGCCGAATCTCTATCAATACACCTCGATTGACGATTGCACCCGCTATAGGGTTTTAAGGCTGTATAGCCGCAGAACTGCTGCTAACACACTGGATTTCATTGATTGCGTTATTGATGAAATGCCATTTCCAATTCAGCGTATTCAAACAGATCGTGGCCGCGAGTTCTTTGCCTTTAAAGTCCAAGAGAAATTGAAGATCCATGGAATCAAATTCAGACCAAATAAACCTGCTTCACCTCACCTAAATGGCAAAGTAGAGCGCTCGCAGAAAACGGATAAAGCTGAGTTTTATGCAACGGTAGAGTTAGCATCAGACGATTTAGATAACCTGCTTGCTGAGTGGCAGCATTACTACAACTGGGAGAGGCCTCATAGCGCACACCATGGGAAAACACCCATGGAGCGATACTTCGAAATGGCTGAGCAAACGCCTTATTCTGAAGAGGTTCAGGAGCTTTATGAACCAGCAAAAGAACCCCTTCAAGAACAAAACTACAGGCTTGAATTGGAGCTGAGAAGATTGAAACGATCTCTATGA